Proteins from one Hyperolius riggenbachi isolate aHypRig1 chromosome 2, aHypRig1.pri, whole genome shotgun sequence genomic window:
- the LOC137545566 gene encoding uncharacterized protein yields the protein MAGDIKTTRGRDMYAHEGYLYTQDRMGRDKCKVFWRCTHKSEDPPCRGRLHTDAVTGEVLEMKKDHNHGPNPAAIEVARIKTAIRKKARETLEGPSQIISETLSNVPEAVQGELPSMESIRQLVQNTRRREKAPPPLPHHLKGLDIPTRYRTYRVAENMEEEFLLFDSGQADKKRILIFGRSGNYAWSSDMHDLYGDGTFTVAPDLFSQLFVLSSSRGGTLYPIFYCLLADKGEDSYLKLFKAIQQIWPNLNPQQYYSDYDQAATHAFRAAFPNCNIHGSFFHLAQNIKSRINAEGLRQSYASDPEFALQAKMIAAFAFVPTEHLDAGVEALKDAIDEDLLPVLEWFELTYVRDSGKHRRRRPYFKPSLWSVYEQALSGQDCTDDLVIPIHRRLRSELGTPPGIWKFIEGLHKVQRGMDKLMETFLKGAPPPKKRRRSRETETRILNIVRRYSEKNIIDYLTELSFNFELD from the coding sequence ATGGCTGGTGACATTAAGACCACACGTGGTCGCGATATGTATGCCCATGAAGGGTATTTATACACACAGGATCGGAtgggcagagacaaatgcaaGGTATTTTGGCGATGTACCCACAAGTCAGAGGATCCCCCATGCCGGGGACGTTTAcacacagatgcagtcacaggtgAGGTCCTGGAAATGAAGAAAGATCACAACCATGGGCCCAATCCGGCTGCTATCGAGGTGGCTAGAATTAAGACTGCCATTAGGAAAAAAGCCAGGGAGACACTAGAGGGACCCTCTCAGATCATCAGTGAGACATTAAGTAACGTTCCTGAGGCAGTCCAGGGAGAATTGCCCTCGATGGAAAGTATACGTCAGCTTGTCCAAAATACAAGAAGACGAGAAAAGGCTCCTCCACCTCTGCCACACCATCTGAAGGGTCTTGACATACCAACAAGATATCGAACCTATCGTGTGGCAGAGAACATGGAGGAAGAATTCTTGCTTTTTGATTCTGGGCAAGCAGACAAGAAAAGGATCCTCATATTTGGCCGGAGTGGTAATTACGCATGGAGCAGTGATATGCACGATTTATATGGTGATGGCACATTTACCGTTGCACCAGATTTGTTCAGTCAGCTATTCGTGCTTTCGTCTAGTAGGGGAGGCACTCTCTACCCCATCTTCTACTGCCTGCTTGCTGACAAAGGAGAAGATAGTTATCTCAAACTTTTCAAAGCGATTCAACAGATATGGCCAAACTTGAACCCTCAGCAATACTACTCCGATTATGATCAGGCGGCTACCCATGCCTTCAGAGCCGCCTTCCCAAACTGTAACATTCACGGCTCCTTTTTCCACTTGGCCCAAAACATAAAGTCACGAATCAATGCAGAGGGACTTCGGCAGAGCTATGCTTCTGATCCTGAATTTGCGTTACAGGCCAAGATGATTGCGGCATTTGCCTTCGTCCCCACTGAACATTTAGATGCAGGAGTGGAAGCCCTGAAAGATGCAATTGATGAAGATTTGCTACCAGTGTTAGAATGGTTTGAGCTGACCTATGTAAGAGATTCAGGTAAGCACCGGAGGCGCAGACCCTACTTCAAACCATCTCTGTGGTCTGTATACGAGCAGGCTTTGAGTGGGCAGGATTGTACGGATGACCTTGTGATACCCATTCACAGGCGATTGCGTTCAGAGTTAGGGACACCCCCTGGTATCTGGAAGTTTATTGAAGGCCTCCACAAGGTCCAGAGAGGGATGGACAAGCTCATGGAGACCTTTCTGAAAGGAGCTCCCCCAccaaaaaagaggaggaggagcagggaaACTGAAACTCGCATACTGAACATTGTACGGCGGTACTCTGAGAAAAATATCATCGACTATCTCACCGAGCTGTCTTTCAACTTTGAACTAGATTAG